AGCTCGATGTAGGTAAGATTTCGGAGATGTGAAAACACTTCTTTCGGATCATCCAAAGGAAGATTGGTTTCCTTACCGTAGACTACAAGCACGGGACACGACACACTTTCCCAAAGATGCCTCGTGAATTGAGGACTGATGAATACCGGCGGACCGCTTTTATAGATCGGGTCGCTTTTCCAGACGAATCCGTCTTCCACAGGTTTGGTCAAATACGTCGCGATGACAAGCAGCCGTTCCTTAGGTAGTCTAGGATACACCGGGGAAAGTCTGGAGGCCGCTTCTTCCACGTTTCGAAAACTCTTTTGTCTCTTTCTTTCCCTTCCCGCCAAACTATTTTCCCAAGTTTCCAGCCAGGAGCGGAAACGTTTCCGTTCTTTTTCCGGATTCGGCAAAGAGCTGAATCCCTCCAAACATACCAAAGATTCTACTCTCTCCGGTACCAATCCTGCGATCCTGGATCCCAAACCTCCCCCCATAGAATGGCCCAGTATATGAAATTTTTCCGGCAGAAATTTGGAGATAAAACTTTGGGTGTCGACTAACGGAAGCATGAAATGATAGAACCCTTCTCGCAACCATTCCGAATCTCCATGACCACGATAATCGAATCTGTACAGATCGAAATATTCGGAAAGAAATTCCTCCTGAAACACGAAGGTATCGGAGGAATCCATAAATCCGTGAAGTTGAAGGAGCGCCCTCCCCTTACCGTTATTCCGGATGGAATACGAGAGTTTGTATCCTCCCGACTCGAAAGTCCCTTTTACCGTTTTGCCGATCTGAATTTCTGTAGAACCCATATTCGTATCCAGAATGGAATCGGATCCGGAGGAAGAAAGCAATTCCTCTCCCGTTTTGGTCAAAATAGGCAGCGGGAGTTTTTGGATTCGTTCGAGATCCCAACGATTTTCGTCCGAAAATTCGGACAAAAGAGAATCCAAAAACCCGATCCATTCCGGAACGATTCTTTTTCCGATTTCGGAAAGCTCTCCGGAAAGAAGCAATGCTTCGAATTTTTGTTTGGATTTTTCCGCCTGCATCCTCGCGCCGCGAACATTCGGTTTTACGAAAATCTTATTTAAGGAAATTGCCAACTGGATCCAGCCGTGTAATAACAGCCTACGTCCTCTAGCTTCCTTCTTCCATTGGAATTCGAATACTTCGTGCAGCTCGAAGTATTTTCCCTTTGCGTACAGTTCCCTTCCCTTTTCCCAGGCAAACGGGAAACTTTCCTTCGTTTCGGAAGTATTTGAGATTTTCGCAAGGATGCTTCGAATTTCAGGGTCGAATTCCATGGTTTTCCCTTTTCTTCCCCGTCGCATCTCCGACCAAAATCGTAAATTCACCTCTCTTCGATTCGAGGAAAATTTTCGCATCGCACAATGGAAGGTTCGGACCGGGTTCCTTCCTTTTCTTGCAAATGTCCATTTTTTGTCCCTTAGTTTAAAAGTTACTTTCCGTCCAAAGCAGTTTTTTTACCCTAAAACTTGGGACAAATCGGAGACGCTTCTTCCTTTAAGGATTCTCCCTCCCGCAAAACAAATCGATGACTTCTTCCCATGACTCTCACAGGAGATTTTGAATGGACTTTCAGGCTGGATACCTTAGGTCTTCCATCGGTAGGAAAACTATCGTAGGGATTACCGGACTCGTTTTTTTCGGCTTTGTGTTTTTTCACATGCTGGGGAACCTCCAGATCTTCCAGGAACCGGATAAGATCAACAGCTATGCCGCGTTTCTACAAAGCCTCGGCGGACTTCTTTGGATCGCTCGCGGTACGTTACTAGTGGCCTTCGTGTTGCATGTCTATTATGCGATTCGACTTTCGGTGGAAAACCGTCAGGCAAGACCGGTCGGATACGTGAAAAACAGCACGATCCAAGCCACTCTTTCTTCCAGAATGATGGCTCTGACCGGCTTGGTGATTTTCGGGGCGATCCTTTACCACCTAGCTCATTTTACTTTGGGCATTACCGATCCCAAAGACTTTGCATTAAAAGACGCGCAAGGTCGCCACGACGTGTATTCCATGGTCGTTCTCGGATTTCAAAATCCGATCGTTTCCGGAGCGTACGTGCTTTGGATGTTTTTGCTGGCTTCCCACCTCAGGCACGGAGTCTCTAGCGTTTTCCAAACCTTCGGTCTCAACACATCCTTTTGGGCGCCTAAAACCAACGCCTTTGCGATCGCTTATGCGATCCTGATTTTCGTAGGAAACTCTTCCATTCCGCTTTCTATCCTACTGGGATATGTAAAGTTACCAGGAGCACAATAGAATGAGCTTAGATTCAAAAATCCCTTCGGGACCCTTGGAACAAAAATGGGACAGTTACAAATCCCATATCAAATTAGTAAACCCCGCTAACAAACGTAAATATACGATTCTAGTCATAGGAACCGGACTTGCCGGAGGATCCGCCTCCGCCACACTTGCGGAACTCGGCTATAATGTAAAAACCTTCTGCTTTCAAGACAGCCCGAGAAGAGCCCACTCCATCGCGGCACAGGGCGGAATCAATGCGGCAAAGAATTACCAAAACGACGGAGATTCCGTTTACCGCCTGTTTTACGATACCATCAAAGGCGGCGACTTCCGAGCGAGAGAAGCAAACGTGTACCGTCTTGCACAAGTCTCCGCGAATATCATCGACCAATGCGTCGCGCAAGGGGTTCCGTTCGCGAGGGAATACGGAGGTCATTTGGACAACCGATCCTTCGGAGGAGCCCAAGTCTCCCGGACATTTTATGCAAAGGGACAGACCGGACAGCAATTGCTTTTAGGCGCTTACTCTTCCCTCTCCAGACAAATCGGATTAGGAAACGTGAAAATGTATCCTAGAACCGAAATGGTGGATTTGGTAGTCGTGGACGGACACGCCAAAGGAGTCGTGATCCGGGATTTGGTTACCGGCAAAATTTCCGTTCACTCAGGAGACGCGGTCGTACTAGCTTCCGGAGGATACGGAAACGTATTCTATCTTTCCACGAACGCAAAAGGCTCCAACGTCACCGCGACCTTCCGCGCGTATAAAAAGGGTGCCTTCTTTGCGAACCCTTGTTATACGCAGATTCACCCCACCTGTATCCCGGTTACCGGAGACCATCAGTCCAAACTGACCTTGATGTCGGAATCTCTTAGAAACGACGGCCGTATTTGGGTGCCGAAGAAGAAGGGAGATACCCGGAATCCGGCGGACATCCCGGAAGGAGAAAGGGACTATTATCTGGAAAGAAAATATCCTAGCTACGGAAACCTTTGTCCGAGGGACATCGCTTCCCGTTCCGCAAAAGAAGTTTGCGACGCCGGCCTAGGAGTCGGTCCCGGAGGCCAAGGGGTCTATTTGGACTTTTCTTCCGCCATCCAACGCCTTGGCGAGCACACCATCGCGGAAAGATACGGAAACTTATTCCAGATGTACGAACAAATCACCGGAGAAAACCCTTACAAGTCGCCGATGCGGATCTATCCCGCCGTTCACTATACGATGGGCGGACTCTGGGTGGACTACAATCTCATGAGCAACCTTCCGGGTTTGTTCGTAATCGGAGAGGCGAACTTTTCCGACCACGGAGCCAACCGTTTGGGCGCTTCGGCTCTAATGCAAGGATTGGCGGACGGATATTTTGTGTTACCGTATACGATCGGAAATTATCTGGCGGAAGTCGGATTCGGAAAAACTCCTTCGACCGATCACGCCGAGTTCAAGAAGGCCGAGACGGAGAACACGGAAAAAATCAATAAATTTCTTTCCATCAAAGGAAAACGGACCGTCGATTCCTTCCACCGCGAATTGGGAAAATTGGTTTGGGACAAATGTGGAATGGCAAGGGACGACAAAGGCCTAAAGGAAGCTCTGCAGAAAATCCCGCAAATCCGGGAAGAATTCTGGAAGAACGTGAACGTCCCGGGATCCGGCGCGGAATTGAACCAGTCTTTGGAAAAAGCCGGTCGGGTCGCGGACTTCTTGGAATTTGCGGAACTACTCTGCCTGGACGCCCTCACTCGAGAAGAATCCTGCGGTGGACACTTCCGAACGGAACACCAGATGGAAGACGGGGAAGCCAAACGTAACGATAGTAAATTCTGTCATGTCACGGCATGGGAATGGAAGGGAGTTGGCGGAAAACCGGTCGAACACAGGGAACACCTGGAATTCGAGAACATTAAACTCGCAACGAGGAGCTATAAATAATGGATCTCAAACTGAAAATCTGGAGACAGAAAAACTCCCAGGAAAAGGGAAAAATCGTGGATTATCCCGCCAAAGGGATTTCCGAAGATATGTCCTTTTTGGAAATGTTGGACGTGGTCAACGAAGAACTGATCGAAAAAGGCGAAGATCCGATCGCTTTCGAACACGACTGTCGGGAAGGAATCTGTGGGTCCTGCAATATCATGATCAACGGCGAAGCACACGGACCTCTTCCCGGTGTGACTACTTGCCAACTCCATATGAGATCCTTCAAGGACGGAGATACGATCTTTCTGGAACCCTGGAGAGCTAAGGCCTTTCCGGTGATCAAAGACCTAGTTGTGGACCGCAGCGCCTTCGATCGGATCATCCAATCCGGAGGATTTGTCAACATCAATACGGGAGGAGCTCCCGATGCGAATGCTCTTCCTGTCGCGAAAAAGAACGCGGACCTGGCTATGGACGCCGCAACTTGCATCGGATGCGGTGCCTGTGTTGCTTCCTGTAAAAACGCTTCCGCAATGCTCTTCGTCTCCGCGAAAGTTTCCCACCTGGCTCTCTTACCCCAAGGACAAGTGGAAAAGCAGGAACGAGTCAAGAAAATGGTCTCCGCTATGGACAAGGAAGGCTTCGGAAACTGTACCAACCAGTACGAATGCGAGGCGGCTTGCCCGAAAGATATCAAAAGGGATTTCATCAGAATGCTCAATCGGGATTACATTCTCTCCTAAAGTCCCTCCTCTACCGGGGACAAGAGCCCCGGTAGATTTTTCCTTTGTCCGTCCTTTCTATTCTTTCCCTAGTAGAGAAAGACTTTGCAAAATCCCTCCTTGGTACACATACAAAATCCTTCCCTTTAATTCTTTTGCTTTGACCAGTTCCTCTATTACGAATAAGGATTTGGCTGCATAAACCGGCTCGATAAAGATTCCGGTCCTAGTGGAAAACTTCTCCGCTAGGGATTTCCATTTTTTTCCGCTGCGAAACGCGAAAGATTTTTCCCCGAATTGCGACCTAGGATCGAACAACGAGGACCACCGCAGGTCCGAATCGGGAAATCCGATGTTCTCCGTGTTTCGTAAAATCCAGTCTTTCATTCTAGGGAAAGATAAGCCTAAACTGATTCCCAGGACTGGAATCTGGTTCCATCTTAATGCGGAAAGCCAAGTCAATCCGGAGCCGACATCCAGCACGAGCCAGTCGAAATCCCTCGGATCGATTTCCTCCCAAAGAGAGGAAAGTCCATGGAAGGCGGGAGAACAAAAAAGATATTCCGGCAAGCGAACTTCCGAGCTGCCCGACAAAATTTCTTTACCAAACTTCTCTCCTCCGGAACGTCCGATCGGTCCGCCGGAAAAATCGAAAGCAGGAATTTTGGCTGTCTGCTCTTCCCATTCTCTCCTGCTAGAATAAAGGGAAATCTCCGAAAAGCGCCGAGCCAAAATCGATGCCGGACTCTCCAATTCCGGGTTCCGAGAATACGCCTCCACCTTGACCGAAATTCCCATCCAATGAAAAAAAAGAACTCCGGATAGAATCGCGTTAGAATGCAGATTGCCGCGCAGAACCGCACGGAATCGACTTTCGGAATCGGAAATCGACTTTAAAGATTCGTAAATTCCTTTGAGTTTTCGAATCTTAGTGCCTTGAGAGAAAAAGATCCGGTCTTCTCTCTTTACGAAAATTTCGGAAC
The genomic region above belongs to Leptospira fletcheri and contains:
- a CDS encoding alpha/beta fold hydrolase; translation: MGKTVKGTFESGGYKLSYSIRNNGKGRALLQLHGFMDSSDTFVFQEEFLSEYFDLYRFDYRGHGDSEWLREGFYHFMLPLVDTQSFISKFLPEKFHILGHSMGGGLGSRIAGLVPERVESLVCLEGFSSLPNPEKERKRFRSWLETWENSLAGRERKRQKSFRNVEEAASRLSPVYPRLPKERLLVIATYLTKPVEDGFVWKSDPIYKSGPPVFISPQFTRHLWESVSCPVLVVYGKETNLPLDDPKEVFSHLRNLTYIELEEAGHNMHHDRPDLLAKVMEGFYSGNSLV
- a CDS encoding succinate dehydrogenase cytochrome b subunit, whose protein sequence is MDFQAGYLRSSIGRKTIVGITGLVFFGFVFFHMLGNLQIFQEPDKINSYAAFLQSLGGLLWIARGTLLVAFVLHVYYAIRLSVENRQARPVGYVKNSTIQATLSSRMMALTGLVIFGAILYHLAHFTLGITDPKDFALKDAQGRHDVYSMVVLGFQNPIVSGAYVLWMFLLASHLRHGVSSVFQTFGLNTSFWAPKTNAFAIAYAILIFVGNSSIPLSILLGYVKLPGAQ
- a CDS encoding fumarate reductase/succinate dehydrogenase flavoprotein subunit; translation: MSLDSKIPSGPLEQKWDSYKSHIKLVNPANKRKYTILVIGTGLAGGSASATLAELGYNVKTFCFQDSPRRAHSIAAQGGINAAKNYQNDGDSVYRLFYDTIKGGDFRAREANVYRLAQVSANIIDQCVAQGVPFAREYGGHLDNRSFGGAQVSRTFYAKGQTGQQLLLGAYSSLSRQIGLGNVKMYPRTEMVDLVVVDGHAKGVVIRDLVTGKISVHSGDAVVLASGGYGNVFYLSTNAKGSNVTATFRAYKKGAFFANPCYTQIHPTCIPVTGDHQSKLTLMSESLRNDGRIWVPKKKGDTRNPADIPEGERDYYLERKYPSYGNLCPRDIASRSAKEVCDAGLGVGPGGQGVYLDFSSAIQRLGEHTIAERYGNLFQMYEQITGENPYKSPMRIYPAVHYTMGGLWVDYNLMSNLPGLFVIGEANFSDHGANRLGASALMQGLADGYFVLPYTIGNYLAEVGFGKTPSTDHAEFKKAETENTEKINKFLSIKGKRTVDSFHRELGKLVWDKCGMARDDKGLKEALQKIPQIREEFWKNVNVPGSGAELNQSLEKAGRVADFLEFAELLCLDALTREESCGGHFRTEHQMEDGEAKRNDSKFCHVTAWEWKGVGGKPVEHREHLEFENIKLATRSYK
- a CDS encoding succinate dehydrogenase/fumarate reductase iron-sulfur subunit, with the protein product MDLKLKIWRQKNSQEKGKIVDYPAKGISEDMSFLEMLDVVNEELIEKGEDPIAFEHDCREGICGSCNIMINGEAHGPLPGVTTCQLHMRSFKDGDTIFLEPWRAKAFPVIKDLVVDRSAFDRIIQSGGFVNINTGGAPDANALPVAKKNADLAMDAATCIGCGACVASCKNASAMLFVSAKVSHLALLPQGQVEKQERVKKMVSAMDKEGFGNCTNQYECEAACPKDIKRDFIRMLNRDYILS
- a CDS encoding 1-aminocyclopropane-1-carboxylate deaminase, yielding MEGNRSPFEFFTPIQPILRVGGSEIFVKREDRIFFSQGTKIRKLKGIYESLKSISDSESRFRAVLRGNLHSNAILSGVLFFHWMGISVKVEAYSRNPELESPASILARRFSEISLYSSRREWEEQTAKIPAFDFSGGPIGRSGGEKFGKEILSGSSEVRLPEYLFCSPAFHGLSSLWEEIDPRDFDWLVLDVGSGLTWLSALRWNQIPVLGISLGLSFPRMKDWILRNTENIGFPDSDLRWSSLFDPRSQFGEKSFAFRSGKKWKSLAEKFSTRTGIFIEPVYAAKSLFVIEELVKAKELKGRILYVYQGGILQSLSLLGKE